CCCCTGATGATGATGCAGAAGCTACCGAAGGCGAAGCTGAGGCTACCGAAGCTGAGTAATCAGATTTTTATTGGGATGCTCTTTAGCTAAAATTTTTGCTAAAAGTAACCAAACAATAACAGCGCTGGCGAGTGAAAACCTTCACTACCAGCGCTTTTATAATTCTTATTCCCTAAAAAACCTGTTATTCACAACACGAATACTTTTAACATCAATATCCCCATTTCTTAACAATCATGAAAGAATTTCTATTCATGAGCACTTTTCTCATTGTCGGTCTTGGTAATCCTGGTTCTGCGTATGCAACTACCCGCCATAATCTCGGCGCTATGGTTTTAGAAGAACTAGCTACCCGCACCACACCTATGCCGGCAACTTTTAGTGTGCATAAACGATCCAATGCCGCTATTGCTGAATCCAGGCTGGGTGGGCATAAGGTCATTCTGGCGCAACCACGATCGTTTATGAATCTTTCCGGTGGCCCAGTAAAAGCACTAGCAGATTTTTTCAAGGTCTCTCCTACCCAGACCATTGTGCTTTTCGACGACCTGGAACTCGCCTTGGGGCAAATAAAAATTACTCCTGGTGGCGGCGATCATGGGCATAATGGGTTGCGTTCTATTACTAAAGCATTGGGGAAAAACTATGTTCGCGCCGGGGTTGGTATTGGCCGTCCGCCAGGTCGCCAGGATGTAGCTAGTTTTGTACTTAAGCCTTTTGCAAAAGCAGAGCTAGCAGAACTACCCATTATGTGTACTGATGCGGCAGATGAGATCGAGAATTATTTGTCTACCATTTCCTAGCTTTAGCTAGTGCGCGTTTTAGCCCAGCATCGTCTAGTTGAAACGCACCTTGTTTTTCTAGACGCTTAATAACTACCTGACAGGTTTTGCAACGCGGATTATCCCGACAACATTTCTTTTTATATTTACCCTTCTTTGCGGCTTTGCGTACTTTTTCCACGCCCATATATCGAACTCTATAAGATTTTTTACGATAAGGTTTGCAATACTTAACCGAAGCAATAAAAGCTGCATGATCAACAGGCATTGGTGGAAGCGGAACTACGCCACCAAAGTATGCCTACCTGAGGAAAATTACTATGCTATGAGGACATCAGAAACAAATATATTGTCCCGAAACTCAAATCATCATGCACTAGAATGCAAAGTAGTAGGTACCAAAATCTCTTCTTTCCTGGAAGATGCCCCACAATTTATATTTGACGACAAACATAAATTGACATCCTTAAAAAGAAAGATAACATCCGTTTTATCAACCCCAGCCGTTGACCCTCCACTGATACGGAGAGCGCCGATGACTGGGGTTAATGCCGTATCAGGAGAACTAATGAGTAAGAATAAACTCAATGTAACACCATTTCGGCAAATAACTACTGCCATCCTTGTAGATGGTGGATTCTATCAAAAACGAGCCGCCAAGCTCTTTGGTCACAAAACACCTGAAGATAGAGCTGATGAACTGGTAGGTTACTGTCGGCGCCATATCAAAAAATCCCGAGCCGGCTTGTATCGCATCTACTACTATGATTGTCCTCCATCACAACGCGTTGTATACCATCCATTGCTTCAAAAATCAGTAGACCTAGGAAAAAAACGAA
This DNA window, taken from Corynebacterium kutscheri, encodes the following:
- the pth gene encoding aminoacyl-tRNA hydrolase, which codes for MSTFLIVGLGNPGSAYATTRHNLGAMVLEELATRTTPMPATFSVHKRSNAAIAESRLGGHKVILAQPRSFMNLSGGPVKALADFFKVSPTQTIVLFDDLELALGQIKITPGGGDHGHNGLRSITKALGKNYVRAGVGIGRPPGRQDVASFVLKPFAKAELAELPIMCTDAADEIENYLSTIS
- a CDS encoding PIN domain-containing protein, whose translation is MSKNKLNVTPFRQITTAILVDGGFYQKRAAKLFGHKTPEDRADELVGYCRRHIKKSRAGLYRIYYYDCPPSQRVVYHPLLQKSVDLGKKRTFHLDK